A single genomic interval of Halalkalicoccus subterraneus harbors:
- a CDS encoding DHH family phosphoesterase — MVSRLLLGCGAGTVGHALVERAREQGGTVHVVTLDPEQREFPQRDVTITAADPADPSILSGIEGSVTSVFIGTDSPRRNVEIARAASEVFESIPIVAYAGDEPTADDRKSLEALVGTVLDPSETLREYTASVITSGSTARARHLRALVGQMEGDLGVILHDNPDPDAIASGVALARLARSVGTDAGVYYFGKISHQENRALVNVLDLELTALDEPAAAEAFDAIALVDHSLPGVNDQLPEETPIDVVIDHHPSPGPVEARHLDVRSEVGSTSTMLVEYFDALELAIDERLATALLFGIRTDTNDFSRGVCRLDFEAAATLLPSVDVGTLDQVERPTISPETFETLARAIENRRVEDGVCTSCIGTLRDRDALAQAADRLLNMDGIVATLVYGFVDGTVYLSARAHGPTLDIGETLRDAFDQIGSAGGHAGMAGAQIPLGFLGEESEDNEELLTQIVGEVIDGRFFETLSARTEGSTRLTDSPDEWPAVRRR; from the coding sequence ATGGTCTCTCGACTGCTCCTCGGGTGCGGTGCCGGGACCGTCGGCCACGCGCTGGTCGAGCGCGCACGGGAGCAGGGCGGGACGGTCCACGTGGTCACGCTGGATCCCGAACAGCGCGAGTTCCCCCAGCGCGACGTGACGATCACGGCCGCCGATCCGGCCGATCCGTCGATACTCTCGGGAATCGAGGGATCGGTCACGAGCGTCTTCATCGGAACCGACTCGCCGCGGCGCAACGTCGAGATCGCGCGGGCGGCGAGCGAAGTCTTCGAGTCGATCCCGATCGTCGCGTACGCCGGCGACGAGCCCACTGCCGACGACCGCAAATCGCTCGAAGCGCTAGTGGGGACGGTCCTCGACCCATCGGAAACCCTCCGGGAGTACACCGCGAGCGTCATCACCAGTGGATCCACCGCACGTGCGCGCCACCTGCGCGCGCTGGTAGGACAAATGGAGGGCGACCTCGGCGTGATCCTCCACGACAACCCTGACCCGGACGCCATCGCGAGCGGGGTCGCACTCGCGCGCCTCGCCCGCTCGGTTGGCACGGACGCGGGCGTGTATTACTTCGGCAAGATCTCCCACCAGGAGAACCGCGCGCTGGTCAACGTTCTGGACCTCGAGCTGACCGCACTCGACGAGCCCGCGGCGGCGGAGGCGTTCGACGCGATCGCGCTCGTCGACCACTCGCTGCCGGGAGTCAACGACCAGCTCCCCGAGGAGACGCCGATCGACGTCGTGATCGACCACCATCCATCGCCGGGACCGGTCGAGGCGCGCCACCTCGACGTCAGAAGCGAGGTCGGTTCGACGAGCACGATGCTCGTCGAGTACTTCGACGCCCTCGAACTCGCCATCGATGAGCGGCTCGCGACGGCGCTGTTATTTGGCATCCGTACCGACACCAACGACTTCTCGCGGGGGGTCTGCCGGCTCGATTTCGAGGCGGCAGCCACCCTCCTACCCTCGGTCGACGTGGGGACGCTCGACCAGGTCGAACGCCCGACGATCAGCCCCGAGACGTTCGAAACGCTGGCGCGGGCCATCGAAAATCGGCGGGTCGAAGACGGTGTCTGTACGTCCTGTATCGGAACCCTCCGGGACCGCGACGCCCTCGCACAGGCCGCCGATCGGCTCCTCAACATGGACGGCATCGTCGCGACGCTCGTCTACGGGTTCGTCGACGGGACGGTCTACCTCTCGGCGCGGGCACACGGGCCGACGCTCGATATCGGCGAGACGCTCCGGGACGCATTCGACCAGATCGGTAGCGCGGGCGGGCACGCGGGAATGGCGGGCGCACAGATCCCGCTCGGATTCCTCGGCGAGGAGAGCGAGGACAACGAGGAGCTGTTGACCCAGATCGTCGGCGAGGTGATCGACGGACGTTTTTTCGAGACGCTTTCGGCACGCACCGAGGGCAGTACTCGGCTGACCGACTCGCCCGACGAATGGCCGGCGGTCCGCCGGCGGTAG
- a CDS encoding NADH-quinone oxidoreductase subunit N, translated as MVTQMAQPLVTQPSTWIALAPVVILAMASFVLFLADSIDPGETNNGLLAGLSLVGILGALGVAVWYFFAGVGGEGVSLLGDQVVVDGMSLFFTFVVTSVAALVVLGSYDYLHDQPHKGEFYSLIVLATTGMALMANANSLVVAFIAIELSSLSSFALVAFLKHNRGSVEAGLKYFLIGALSSAILVYGISLVYATTGSLQLDAVAAGVAETDNVGVLGVGVLMVVGGVAYKTASVPFHFWAPEAYEGAPAPVSAFLSSASKAAGFVVAFRVFVEAFPLDVLTGLGIDWVLIFQVLAVVTMLVGNFAAAMQENVKRMLAYSSVGHAGYVLIGLAALGGGNDVAVMGAAMMHLLVYGFMNTGAFLFVALAEYRGVGRTFEDYNGMWRQAPIASAAMTVFLFSLAGLPIGGGFLSKYVLFTAAIGAGYWWLAAVGALASALSLFYYSRLAKAILIEDPIHEFDVSRQPMGLYAAIMIAAIMTIALLPAFPVVDLAQAAAAALFA; from the coding sequence ATGGTGACCCAGATGGCTCAGCCGCTGGTCACCCAGCCCTCGACGTGGATCGCACTCGCGCCGGTCGTCATCCTCGCGATGGCGTCGTTCGTGCTGTTCCTCGCGGACAGCATCGATCCCGGCGAGACGAACAACGGGCTGCTGGCGGGCCTCTCGCTTGTGGGTATCCTCGGCGCGCTCGGCGTGGCGGTGTGGTACTTCTTCGCCGGCGTCGGCGGGGAGGGGGTCTCGTTGCTCGGCGATCAGGTCGTCGTCGACGGGATGAGCCTGTTCTTCACGTTCGTCGTCACGAGCGTTGCGGCGCTGGTCGTCCTCGGGAGTTACGACTACCTCCACGACCAGCCCCACAAGGGCGAGTTCTACTCGCTAATCGTGCTCGCTACGACCGGGATGGCGTTGATGGCCAACGCCAACAGCCTCGTCGTCGCGTTCATCGCGATCGAGCTTTCCAGCCTCTCGTCGTTCGCGCTGGTCGCGTTCCTCAAGCACAACCGCGGGAGCGTCGAAGCCGGCCTGAAGTACTTCCTGATCGGCGCGCTCTCCTCCGCGATCCTCGTCTACGGGATCAGTCTCGTCTACGCGACGACGGGCTCGCTCCAGCTCGATGCGGTCGCTGCGGGCGTCGCCGAAACGGACAACGTCGGCGTTCTCGGTGTCGGCGTACTGATGGTCGTCGGTGGGGTCGCTTACAAGACCGCCTCGGTGCCGTTCCACTTCTGGGCGCCCGAGGCTTACGAGGGCGCGCCCGCACCCGTTAGCGCCTTCCTCTCGTCGGCCTCGAAGGCCGCCGGGTTCGTGGTCGCCTTCCGCGTGTTCGTCGAGGCGTTCCCGCTCGACGTCCTCACCGGACTGGGCATCGACTGGGTGCTGATCTTCCAGGTGCTCGCGGTCGTGACGATGCTCGTCGGCAACTTCGCCGCCGCGATGCAGGAGAACGTCAAGCGGATGCTCGCCTATTCGTCGGTGGGCCACGCCGGCTACGTGCTGATCGGGCTCGCCGCGCTCGGCGGCGGTAACGACGTCGCAGTGATGGGCGCGGCGATGATGCACCTGCTGGTCTATGGCTTCATGAACACCGGCGCGTTCCTCTTCGTCGCGCTCGCGGAGTACCGCGGCGTCGGGCGGACCTTCGAGGACTACAACGGAATGTGGCGACAGGCACCGATCGCGAGCGCCGCGATGACGGTGTTCCTGTTCAGCCTCGCGGGCCTGCCCATCGGCGGCGGGTTCCTCTCGAAGTACGTCCTGTTCACCGCGGCGATCGGTGCGGGCTACTGGTGGCTCGCCGCGGTCGGGGCGCTCGCCAGTGCGCTCTCGCTGTTTTACTACTCGCGGCTGGCGAAGGCGATCCTGATCGAGGACCCGATCCACGAGTTCGACGTTTCGCGCCAGCCGATGGGGCTGTACGCGGCGATCATGATCGCCGCGATCATGACGATCGCGCTGCTGCCGGCGTTCCCGGTCGTCGACCTCGCGCAGGCCGCTGCGGCCGCACTGTTCGCCTGA
- a CDS encoding CBS pair associated ParBc domain-containing protein has protein sequence MNGGITDGKPRVNEYMTRDVVTVSPDANVGEVATRIAESDEHSGFPVCDGRRVEGFISARDLLLAEDDEPIFKVMSTDLVVAHPRMKVTDAARVILRSGIQKLPVVDDAGNLVGIISNADVIRSQIERATPEKVGKLIRTLESIHDIAVTEERRTISLSELVPTQGKVYADELEGRKYELEHGLAEPLVVIDVDGRLLLADGHHRVMAADELDVEEMDAYVIVIDEELELGMERTARQEGLTSIGDIAVVDYARHPLIKTTKRLQ, from the coding sequence ATGAACGGCGGCATCACCGATGGCAAACCCCGGGTCAACGAGTACATGACTCGGGACGTAGTGACGGTCTCCCCGGATGCGAACGTCGGCGAGGTGGCCACGCGGATCGCAGAAAGCGACGAACACAGCGGCTTTCCCGTCTGTGACGGCCGGCGCGTCGAGGGGTTCATCAGTGCCCGTGACCTCCTGCTCGCCGAGGATGACGAACCCATCTTCAAGGTAATGAGCACGGATCTGGTCGTCGCTCATCCCCGGATGAAGGTGACCGACGCCGCACGCGTCATCCTCCGATCGGGCATCCAGAAGTTGCCGGTCGTCGACGACGCGGGCAATCTGGTAGGGATCATCTCGAACGCCGACGTGATCCGCAGCCAGATCGAGCGTGCGACCCCCGAAAAGGTCGGCAAGCTGATCCGCACCCTCGAAAGCATTCACGACATTGCCGTCACGGAGGAACGCCGGACGATCTCGCTTTCGGAACTCGTCCCCACACAGGGGAAGGTCTACGCGGACGAACTCGAAGGGCGCAAGTACGAGCTCGAACACGGGCTAGCAGAACCGCTGGTCGTCATCGACGTCGACGGGCGGCTCCTGCTCGCCGACGGCCACCACCGCGTCATGGCGGCCGACGAACTCGACGTCGAAGAGATGGACGCCTACGTGATCGTCATCGACGAGGAACTGGAGCTCGGGATGGAGCGAACCGCCCGCCAGGAGGGACTCACGTCGATCGGGGACATCGCGGTCGTCGATTACGCGCGCCACCCGCTCATCAAGACGACCAAACGCCTCCAGTAA
- a CDS encoding complex I subunit 4 family protein, which translates to MLIETLIAVTFVAALVVFLTPEAYAPQVAFALSLLPLAGSLFMWTGFDASGNALLEGSTVAFESQAQWIALDPYAINWYVGLDGVSFPLLVLTTVLVPLAIMSAWTPITERISQFYGLVLFMEASLIGVFTALDFFVWFVFWEAVLIPMYLLIGVWGGPRRKYAAIKFFVYTNVASLVMFIGFIALLFGLGDSVTSFGMPEITQAIHAGELGGFAGLSGDTLALAAFIAIFFGFAVKVPIFPVHTWLPDAHVEAPTPVSVLLAGVLLKMGTYALLRFNFTMLYDVAATLAVPIAALGVFSVIYGAMLALAQQDLKRIVAYSSISSMGYVILGLVAFTVYGIGGATFQMVAHGLISGLMFMAVGVIYNATHTRMVGDISGIADRMPITVGILIAAAFGYMGLPLMAGFAGEFMIFLGAFQSTVLPSAPIFTAIAMFGIVIVAGYLLFAMQRTLFGEFRLETDYEVTRAPLHDIVPLFVLIGLIILLGVDPDIFFTMIQDAVDPIVELGGGA; encoded by the coding sequence CGTTCGTCGCGGCGCTGGTGGTCTTCCTCACGCCGGAAGCCTACGCGCCGCAGGTCGCGTTCGCACTGAGTCTGCTCCCGCTCGCGGGCAGCCTCTTCATGTGGACCGGCTTCGACGCGAGCGGGAACGCCCTGCTCGAAGGAAGTACCGTCGCGTTCGAATCACAGGCCCAGTGGATCGCCCTTGATCCGTACGCGATCAACTGGTACGTCGGTCTCGACGGCGTGAGCTTCCCGTTGCTGGTGCTCACGACCGTCCTCGTCCCGCTCGCGATCATGAGCGCGTGGACGCCGATCACCGAACGGATCTCCCAGTTCTACGGGCTTGTACTGTTCATGGAGGCGAGCCTGATCGGCGTCTTCACCGCACTGGACTTCTTCGTCTGGTTCGTCTTCTGGGAGGCCGTTCTGATACCGATGTACCTGCTGATCGGGGTCTGGGGCGGTCCCCGACGGAAGTACGCCGCGATCAAGTTCTTCGTCTATACGAACGTCGCCTCGCTGGTGATGTTCATCGGCTTCATCGCGCTGCTGTTCGGGCTCGGGGACTCCGTGACGAGCTTCGGGATGCCCGAGATCACACAGGCGATTCACGCGGGCGAACTCGGCGGATTTGCCGGGCTCAGCGGGGACACACTCGCGCTCGCGGCCTTTATCGCGATCTTCTTCGGCTTCGCGGTGAAGGTGCCGATCTTCCCGGTGCATACGTGGCTGCCCGACGCCCACGTCGAGGCCCCGACGCCCGTCTCGGTGCTGCTTGCGGGCGTGCTTCTGAAGATGGGGACCTACGCGCTGTTGCGCTTCAACTTCACGATGCTGTACGACGTCGCGGCGACGCTCGCGGTACCGATCGCCGCACTCGGCGTCTTCAGCGTCATCTACGGGGCGATGCTCGCGCTGGCCCAACAGGACCTGAAACGGATCGTCGCGTACTCCTCGATCTCCTCGATGGGATACGTCATCCTCGGGTTGGTGGCCTTCACAGTATATGGGATCGGCGGCGCGACCTTCCAGATGGTCGCCCACGGGCTGATCTCGGGGCTGATGTTCATGGCCGTCGGCGTGATCTACAACGCCACACACACGCGCATGGTCGGCGACATTTCCGGAATCGCAGACCGGATGCCGATCACCGTTGGAATCCTGATCGCCGCGGCCTTCGGCTACATGGGCCTGCCGCTGATGGCCGGCTTCGCCGGGGAGTTCATGATCTTCCTCGGGGCGTTCCAGTCGACGGTGCTCCCGAGCGCGCCGATCTTCACCGCGATCGCGATGTTCGGCATCGTCATCGTTGCGGGCTACCTGCTGTTTGCGATGCAGCGTACCCTCTTCGGGGAGTTCCGTCTCGAAACGGACTACGAGGTCACGCGCGCGCCGCTGCACGACATCGTGCCGCTGTTCGTGCTGATCGGTCTGATCATCCTGTTGGGTGTGGATCCCGACATCTTCTTCACCATGATCCAGGACGCCGTTGATCCGATCGTCGAGCTCGGGGGTGGTGCCTGA
- a CDS encoding acyl-CoA dehydrogenase family protein, whose amino-acid sequence MIQRDTVELSDQQRLVRDSIREICADFDAAYWREKDGEGEYPHEFAEALAEHGWFGALIPEEYGGAGMGTPETVVMMEEIAASGGGFSAAQSVHGGIYNSVSLVEYASEELKAALLPKVASGEVSIQAFGLTEPNAGSDSTAIETRARKEGDEYVIDGQKIWTSRVDASDYLVLMARTTPKEEVEKRTRGISMFLVDIDEALSEGTLELEAIEKTASNAVHSYECWFEGLCVPEERLIGEEGRGFYQMLDGLNEERLVIAAECVGLGEAALDAGVDYANQREVFGRSIGTNQAIQHPLAAAYARVQAAKAVVYNGANAVGSEAGADLGARANVAKYLASEAAFEAADAAVQTHGGFGIAREYDVERYFREARLTRLVPITQQLALNFLGENVLGLERSY is encoded by the coding sequence ATGATCCAGCGTGACACCGTCGAGCTCTCGGACCAGCAGCGCCTCGTTCGCGATTCGATCCGCGAGATCTGTGCGGACTTCGACGCGGCGTACTGGCGCGAGAAGGACGGAGAGGGCGAGTACCCCCACGAGTTCGCCGAGGCGCTCGCCGAACACGGCTGGTTCGGTGCGCTGATTCCCGAGGAGTACGGCGGGGCGGGGATGGGCACTCCAGAAACGGTCGTGATGATGGAGGAGATCGCCGCCAGCGGTGGCGGATTCAGCGCCGCCCAGTCGGTCCACGGCGGGATCTACAACTCCGTCTCGCTCGTCGAATACGCGAGCGAGGAACTGAAAGCCGCCCTCCTCCCGAAGGTCGCAAGCGGCGAGGTCTCGATTCAAGCCTTTGGGCTCACCGAACCGAACGCGGGGTCGGATTCGACGGCCATCGAGACACGCGCCCGAAAGGAGGGCGACGAGTACGTGATCGACGGCCAGAAGATCTGGACCTCACGGGTCGACGCGAGCGACTATCTGGTGTTGATGGCTCGAACTACCCCGAAGGAGGAGGTCGAAAAGCGAACCCGAGGGATCTCGATGTTCCTCGTCGATATCGACGAAGCACTGAGTGAGGGTACTCTCGAACTCGAGGCCATCGAGAAGACCGCGAGCAACGCCGTTCACTCCTACGAATGCTGGTTCGAGGGGCTTTGCGTCCCCGAAGAACGGCTCATCGGCGAGGAGGGGCGCGGGTTCTACCAGATGCTCGACGGGCTCAACGAGGAACGCCTCGTGATCGCCGCCGAGTGCGTGGGGCTGGGGGAGGCAGCCCTCGACGCGGGCGTCGACTACGCCAACCAACGGGAGGTGTTCGGGCGATCGATCGGGACGAACCAGGCGATCCAGCACCCGCTGGCGGCGGCCTACGCGCGGGTGCAGGCGGCGAAAGCCGTGGTCTACAACGGGGCGAACGCCGTCGGTTCGGAGGCGGGAGCCGACCTCGGGGCGCGCGCAAACGTCGCGAAATACCTCGCGAGCGAGGCGGCCTTCGAGGCGGCCGACGCGGCGGTCCAGACCCACGGCGGGTTCGGGATCGCCCGCGAGTACGACGTCGAGCGCTACTTCCGTGAAGCGCGGCTCACGCGGCTGGTGCCGATCACCCAACAGCTCGCGCTCAACTTCCTCGGCGAGAACGTCCTCGGACTGGAGCGGTCGTACTGA
- a CDS encoding MmgE/PrpD family protein, which produces MASTRYPIESRLAATVAETDPDSIGDSTTELVERAFVDTVGVTLAGLSTDVGRSVSRWRPDGGLVDLAGRAEPEYALALGAAGHALDYDDLSWAIDGHPSVVLVPPILALAGETTASGREAVAAYVAGFEVMSRVAAPISPSHYEDGWHATATFGAFGAAAAAAWLLDLESEETRNALCIAASTPAGLKRNFGSMTKPLHAGFASRSGLTAGLLARDGVTADSESIGGAGGFLDLYGEPSEVEPPAGRYIDERGIHTKAYPCCYFTHTAIAAIQSLADEHDIDPTGVESITVEASAGADDALSHSDPETGLEAKFSMEYAVASALARDRVDLATFEEPALSDPTVERLRKRVSFRTDPDLAYDAHTSIVRIEGGGTVERRQENPPGTYGHPLSKDRRRAKFLDCATRTLREGHAERLYENLEEFATVPSLSSLLDVSDAL; this is translated from the coding sequence ATGGCTAGCACACGGTACCCCATCGAATCGCGCCTGGCTGCGACCGTCGCCGAGACGGACCCCGACTCGATAGGCGACTCGACGACCGAGCTCGTCGAACGGGCGTTCGTCGATACGGTCGGCGTCACGCTCGCGGGGCTGTCGACCGATGTGGGGCGTTCGGTCTCGCGGTGGCGTCCCGACGGGGGGCTGGTGGACCTCGCCGGGCGAGCCGAGCCGGAGTACGCCCTCGCGCTGGGGGCGGCGGGGCACGCGCTCGATTACGACGACCTCTCGTGGGCGATCGACGGCCACCCGAGCGTGGTGCTCGTCCCGCCGATCCTCGCGCTGGCCGGCGAGACGACGGCGAGCGGCCGGGAGGCCGTCGCCGCCTACGTCGCGGGATTCGAGGTCATGAGTAGAGTTGCCGCACCGATCAGCCCCAGCCACTACGAGGACGGTTGGCACGCGACGGCCACCTTCGGGGCCTTCGGCGCGGCCGCGGCGGCGGCGTGGCTGCTCGATCTCGAGTCCGAGGAGACGCGAAACGCCCTCTGTATCGCCGCCTCGACGCCCGCGGGGCTGAAGCGCAATTTCGGCTCGATGACGAAGCCGCTGCACGCAGGCTTTGCGTCCCGGTCGGGACTCACCGCCGGGCTGCTCGCACGAGACGGCGTCACCGCCGACAGCGAGTCGATCGGGGGTGCGGGCGGCTTTCTCGACCTCTACGGTGAACCGAGCGAGGTCGAACCACCTGCGGGACGGTACATCGACGAACGGGGGATCCACACCAAGGCCTATCCGTGTTGTTACTTCACCCATACCGCCATCGCCGCGATCCAGTCGCTCGCGGACGAACACGACATCGACCCTACTGGCGTCGAGTCGATCACCGTCGAGGCCTCGGCTGGTGCGGACGACGCGCTTTCCCACTCGGATCCCGAGACGGGTCTGGAGGCGAAGTTCTCGATGGAGTACGCCGTCGCGAGCGCGCTCGCGCGCGACCGGGTGGATCTGGCGACGTTCGAGGAGCCGGCGCTGTCCGATCCGACCGTCGAACGCCTCCGAAAGCGGGTCTCCTTTCGAACCGATCCGGACCTCGCCTACGACGCTCATACCTCTATCGTTCGGATCGAAGGGGGAGGGACCGTCGAGCGCCGACAGGAGAACCCGCCGGGCACGTACGGACATCCGCTCTCGAAGGATCGCCGCCGCGCGAAGTTCCTCGACTGTGCGACCCGGACGCTTCGTGAGGGGCATGCCGAGCGACTGTACGAAAACCTCGAGGAGTTCGCTACGGTCCCCTCGTTGTCCTCGCTGCTCGACGTCTCGGACGCGCTTTGA